One Candidatus Binataceae bacterium DNA window includes the following coding sequences:
- a CDS encoding transcriptional repressor, which yields MPGGEQAAPTTVRNRAHVSSEERMAAFHERLRERGLKSTAQRDDIARVFFNLGGHVSAEELYAEVKRVNPHVGYATIYRTLKLLKECELVTERHFNDGQGRYEIVDQGHHDHFICEHCGRIIEFENTRLEQLKILIMQELGVHVSRHKMELYGLCPQCLRARR from the coding sequence ATGCCAGGGGGTGAGCAGGCCGCGCCGACCACCGTGCGCAATCGCGCCCACGTCAGCTCCGAGGAGCGGATGGCGGCCTTTCATGAGCGGCTGCGCGAGCGCGGGCTCAAATCCACCGCCCAGCGCGACGACATCGCCCGGGTATTTTTCAACCTGGGCGGCCACGTCAGCGCGGAGGAACTCTACGCCGAAGTCAAGCGGGTAAATCCCCACGTCGGATATGCCACTATTTATCGTACCCTCAAATTGCTTAAGGAATGCGAACTGGTCACCGAGCGCCATTTCAACGACGGCCAGGGGCGCTACGAGATCGTCGATCAGGGCCATCACGACCATTTCATCTGCGAGCATTGCGGGCGGATCATCGAATTCGAAAATACCCGGCTGGAACAGCTCAAGATTCTGATCATGCAAGAGTTGGGAGTCCACGTCAGCCGGCACAAAATGGAACTCTACGGTCTATGCCCGCAATGCCTGCGGGCGCGGCGCTGA
- a CDS encoding NUDIX hydrolase, which translates to MNSRRPIFHRGVLDLGLETASLPNGLTVELPVIRHPGAAAIVALDERQRVAMINQYRHAIGGAIWEIPAGARAEGENPRQCAARELREEAGVVARSWRRLATIVTVPSFCDERITLFLARQLSATASQHEADEVIRLRWIPLARALAMIEHGQIVDAKTIAALYRTQTYLAQG; encoded by the coding sequence ATGAATTCACGCCGGCCGATCTTTCATCGCGGGGTGCTCGACCTGGGCCTGGAGACCGCCTCGCTACCCAACGGTTTGACCGTGGAGTTGCCCGTCATCCGTCACCCAGGGGCTGCCGCGATTGTGGCATTGGATGAGCGCCAACGGGTGGCGATGATAAATCAGTATCGCCACGCCATAGGAGGCGCGATTTGGGAGATTCCCGCCGGCGCGCGTGCCGAGGGCGAAAACCCACGTCAATGCGCGGCACGCGAGCTGCGCGAGGAGGCTGGAGTAGTGGCGCGAAGCTGGCGGCGGTTGGCAACTATCGTGACCGTTCCCAGCTTCTGCGACGAGCGCATTACGCTTTTCCTGGCCCGCCAGTTGTCCGCCACAGCTAGCCAGCATGAGGCTGACGAAGTCATCCGCCTGCGGTGGATTCCGCTGGCGCGCGCCCTGGCCATGATCGAGCACGGGCAGATCGTCGACGCCAAGACTATCGCCGCCTTGTATCGGACGCAGACCTACCTGGCTCAGGGTTGA
- a CDS encoding gamma-glutamyltransferase family protein, translating to MSRNLSPTVIGRQAVIATEHYLSAAAGARLFARGGNAVDAAVAATFVEGVVNPHMHTLGGEAPMLIRPGAGRPVVSINGNTAAPAAATLDRFRELGVTEIPGEGLLAAGVPAALDALLTVLEQFGTMTLEAVLEPALELCEGGFPLHIGVTGSPEVATTVAGSAATLVANAERFLKLWPSTGQLYMPAGQLPLPDTMIKNPALANCFRRLLDAAAGAPASDRAAGLQAARARFYRGDIARQIADWAQAGGGLLRAEDLATFRTHIEAPVSIDYHGIRVCKCGPWSQGPVFLQQLRLLEGFDLPALGHNSADYIHTVVEAAKLAFADRNAYYGDPSAVEVPMEGLLSPRYAELRRALVDPHHALREPAHPGDPRAMRAWAEQPGEGRGWGRGTVHVAAADRAGNLIAITPSGAWIPSSPVIPELGFPLGTRLQTFVLQEGHPNAPAPGKRPRTTLSPSLALFDDRRGVAFGTMGGDNQDQWTLQFFLNLVDFKMDLQAAIEAPRFSTLHFASSFSPHAALPGVVLAEERIAPEVVGELRRRGHSIELVPAYSEGYVLAVSQSLDEGRLSGGADPRGHLKAVFPAYVIGW from the coding sequence ATGAGCAGGAATCTTTCGCCCACGGTGATTGGACGCCAGGCGGTTATCGCCACCGAGCATTATCTCTCCGCCGCCGCCGGCGCGCGCCTGTTTGCCCGCGGTGGCAACGCGGTCGATGCTGCTGTGGCCGCCACCTTCGTCGAGGGCGTGGTCAATCCGCACATGCACACGCTGGGCGGCGAAGCGCCGATGCTGATTCGACCCGGCGCCGGACGCCCGGTGGTATCGATCAACGGCAATACTGCCGCGCCTGCCGCCGCCACGCTGGATCGCTTTCGTGAGTTGGGGGTGACGGAAATTCCGGGCGAGGGGCTGCTGGCCGCGGGTGTGCCCGCGGCTTTGGATGCTTTGCTCACGGTGCTGGAGCAGTTCGGCACGATGACGCTGGAGGCTGTGCTGGAGCCCGCCTTGGAGCTATGCGAGGGGGGCTTTCCCCTGCACATTGGGGTGACCGGCTCGCCTGAAGTTGCGACTACGGTGGCCGGCTCCGCGGCAACCCTGGTCGCCAACGCCGAACGCTTCCTGAAACTGTGGCCGAGCACGGGTCAACTCTACATGCCCGCGGGCCAACTCCCACTGCCCGATACCATGATCAAGAATCCGGCGCTGGCCAATTGCTTCCGCCGTCTGCTCGATGCCGCGGCCGGCGCGCCTGCCAGCGATCGCGCGGCGGGGCTGCAGGCGGCGCGCGCGCGCTTTTATCGCGGGGATATCGCCCGCCAGATCGCCGATTGGGCGCAAGCCGGCGGCGGTTTGCTGCGGGCCGAAGATCTGGCTACCTTTCGCACCCACATCGAAGCGCCAGTCAGCATCGACTATCACGGCATCCGGGTGTGCAAGTGCGGACCGTGGTCACAGGGGCCGGTCTTTCTGCAGCAGTTGCGCCTGCTGGAGGGCTTCGACCTGCCCGCGCTAGGCCACAACTCCGCCGATTACATTCATACCGTGGTAGAAGCGGCCAAGCTGGCGTTTGCCGATCGCAACGCCTACTACGGCGACCCGAGCGCGGTCGAGGTGCCGATGGAGGGGCTGCTTTCCCCGCGCTACGCCGAACTGCGCCGAGCCCTTGTCGATCCTCACCACGCGCTGCGCGAGCCGGCCCACCCGGGCGATCCACGCGCGATGCGGGCGTGGGCCGAGCAGCCGGGCGAGGGACGGGGATGGGGCCGTGGCACCGTCCACGTTGCCGCCGCCGACCGGGCCGGCAATCTGATCGCAATTACCCCCAGCGGCGCTTGGATTCCCAGCTCGCCGGTAATCCCCGAGCTGGGCTTTCCCCTGGGTACGCGCCTGCAGACCTTTGTCTTGCAGGAGGGCCATCCCAACGCCCCGGCGCCGGGCAAGCGGCCGCGCACCACGCTGTCGCCGTCGCTGGCCCTGTTCGACGATCGACGCGGAGTAGCCTTCGGTACCATGGGGGGCGATAACCAGGATCAGTGGACGCTGCAATTTTTTCTTAACCTGGTCGATTTCAAAATGGATTTGCAGGCTGCGATCGAAGCGCCGCGCTTTTCTACCTTGCACTTTGCCTCCAGCTTCAGCCCCCACGCCGCGTTGCCTGGTGTGGTTTTAGCCGAAGAGCGCATCGCGCCCGAGGTGGTCGGCGAGCTGCGCCGACGCGGCCACAGCATCGAGCTGGTGCCGGCCTACAGCGAGGGCTACGTTCTAGCGGTCTCGCAGTCCTTGGATGAAGGGCGGCTCAGCGGCGGGGCCGATCCGCGCGGCCATCTCAAAGCGGTCTTCCCCGCCTATGTTATCGGCTGGTAG
- a CDS encoding zinc-binding dehydrogenase, whose product MANCLAAVITAFNQPLELRRLPFPELEPDSALIKVDAATLCGTDAHRWLGHMAEHTPFIPGHETTGTIVELRGELFGALHEPLRVGDRVIASYPFCGSCYYCTVARQPTLCPSGISFGHQPADQPPYLLGGCAEYHYFPPRSGFVRVPDEVSAPLAASAACALRTVVHGFEQLGAIASHETVLIQGAGPLGLYSVAMARDHGARQVLVIGAPKARLEVAKSWGADAVLDLDECPEVKQRRAWALDHSAGRGPDIVIQCAAASAVGEGLEILRPGGRYVSIGIGGPPSVPISTNIFRKQVQIKTVFMAEQRHFYEALQFLATRRQHFPFDKIISGTYTLDRTTDALRAMAEFREVKPLILPQLAA is encoded by the coding sequence ATGGCCAATTGTCTGGCGGCGGTAATAACGGCATTCAACCAGCCTCTGGAGTTGCGCCGGCTGCCCTTTCCCGAGTTGGAACCCGACTCCGCTCTGATTAAGGTTGATGCCGCCACCTTGTGCGGCACCGATGCCCATCGATGGCTGGGTCACATGGCCGAGCACACGCCGTTCATCCCGGGCCATGAGACCACCGGCACCATCGTCGAGCTGCGCGGCGAACTGTTCGGCGCGTTGCACGAACCGCTGCGAGTTGGCGACCGTGTCATCGCCTCCTATCCATTTTGCGGCTCCTGCTATTACTGCACGGTCGCGCGCCAGCCCACCTTATGCCCCTCCGGCATCAGCTTTGGCCATCAGCCGGCCGACCAGCCGCCCTATCTACTGGGTGGGTGCGCCGAATATCACTATTTTCCGCCGCGCTCCGGCTTTGTCCGCGTGCCCGACGAAGTCAGCGCGCCGCTGGCGGCTTCGGCGGCCTGCGCCCTGCGCACCGTGGTGCACGGCTTCGAGCAGCTTGGCGCGATTGCCAGCCATGAGACCGTTTTAATTCAGGGCGCCGGTCCGCTGGGACTATATTCGGTCGCGATGGCGCGTGACCACGGCGCGCGCCAGGTGCTGGTGATCGGTGCGCCCAAGGCGCGGCTGGAGGTGGCAAAAAGCTGGGGTGCCGACGCCGTTCTTGACTTGGATGAATGTCCCGAAGTCAAGCAGCGCCGCGCCTGGGCGTTGGATCACAGTGCCGGCCGCGGCCCCGATATCGTAATTCAATGCGCCGCCGCTAGTGCGGTGGGCGAAGGGCTGGAGATTCTGCGGCCTGGCGGCCGCTACGTCTCCATCGGTATCGGTGGACCGCCCAGCGTACCGATTTCGACCAATATCTTTCGCAAGCAGGTTCAGATCAAAACGGTCTTCATGGCCGAGCAGCGCCATTTCTACGAAGCCCTACAGTTCTTGGCCACGCGCCGCCAACATTTCCCCTTCGACAAGATCATCTCGGGTACCTATACCTTGGATCGTACCACCGACGCGCTGCGCGCGATGGCCGAGTTCCGCGAGGTCAAGCCGCTGATCTTGCCGCAGCTTGCCGCCTGA
- a CDS encoding amidohydrolase family protein, whose product MSWRPSIVDGDGHIFEDGEAIVKFLPDPYRDYKPVLGVFPPLDHIHNGNFSNRINTDERRAGPTAIGPAQWEKFLDDLGLEATVLYPTAGLAYGKVIDPEWAIALARAYNDWLAHTYIRRNPRFRAMALVPLQEPQAAVIELQRAVTELGMCGAMLPSNGLKTHLGAKDYWPLYEEANRLGCAIAIHGGCHDNFGFDDLNVFAAAHALGHPAGIMISFAAMLFNGIFDRFPRMRVAFLEAGVAAYLTLLERCDESYRSFPQKNGPAFDLRTGESVADYIIRQCHEGRIAFGCEGDELSLPFAVKIFGPKPFLYSSDFPHEVTLESCRHEIEELLENEQLSREVKQAILGDNSRNFYRLGA is encoded by the coding sequence ATGAGCTGGCGACCCTCTATAGTGGACGGTGATGGCCATATCTTCGAGGACGGCGAGGCGATTGTGAAGTTTCTTCCCGATCCCTACCGCGATTATAAGCCAGTACTGGGGGTCTTCCCGCCGCTGGATCACATCCACAACGGCAACTTCTCCAACCGGATCAACACTGACGAACGGCGCGCGGGTCCCACGGCGATCGGGCCGGCGCAGTGGGAGAAGTTCCTTGACGATCTGGGGCTGGAGGCTACCGTGCTCTACCCCACCGCGGGGCTAGCTTACGGCAAAGTTATCGATCCGGAATGGGCGATCGCGCTGGCCCGCGCCTACAACGATTGGTTGGCTCATACCTATATTCGGCGCAATCCGCGCTTTCGCGCAATGGCGCTGGTGCCGCTGCAGGAGCCACAAGCCGCGGTCATCGAATTGCAGCGCGCCGTGACCGAATTGGGGATGTGCGGCGCGATGCTGCCCTCCAATGGGCTTAAGACTCACTTGGGCGCCAAGGACTACTGGCCGCTGTACGAGGAGGCCAATCGGCTGGGTTGCGCGATCGCCATTCATGGCGGATGCCACGACAATTTCGGCTTCGACGATCTTAACGTTTTCGCTGCCGCCCACGCCTTGGGTCATCCAGCCGGTATCATGATTTCGTTTGCCGCCATGCTCTTCAACGGCATCTTCGACCGCTTTCCCCGCATGCGGGTGGCCTTTTTGGAAGCCGGCGTGGCGGCCTACCTCACCTTGCTAGAGCGGTGCGACGAGTCCTACCGCTCCTTTCCGCAGAAAAATGGCCCTGCCTTCGACTTGCGCACCGGCGAATCGGTTGCCGACTACATCATTCGCCAATGCCATGAAGGCCGGATAGCTTTCGGCTGCGAGGGCGACGAACTCTCGTTGCCTTTCGCGGTCAAGATTTTCGGTCCAAAGCCGTTTTTGTACTCCTCGGATTTTCCCCACGAGGTGACCCTGGAGAGCTGCCGGCACGAAATCGAGGAATTGCTGGAGAACGAGCAGCTCAGTCGCGAGGTCAAGCAAGCCATCCTGGGCGACAACTCACGCAACTTCTACCGTCTGGGCGCCTGA